CTGGGATTTTCACCAAGCACTTACAATATAAACATTTGGTGAGTAAATTGAAGTTGCAGCTTGTATTCAAGCTTGTATTGCTATTAATTGAGCGGCTTTGCTAAAATAGCAATGAATAGGCAGCAATGTCATGTTCAACCTGACCTCTGTCTACAGCCAGCATTGTGTAAAGACAATAATGGCAAGGTTAGCAATAAATCATGCATAAAGGGCGCCATTGTTTTCCCAAATTCACCAAAACGGTGAAAGGAAATTgagttttggggggggaaacggTCCAAAGAAACTTCGGCAATGAGGGCCCGTGTTCTGTTTGGATTGGGAGGTTCAGGACCCGGCAGGAATGTTGAGCGCCTAAGCGAGCAACACAGGGTGATTTCTTCCAGCGcagaatgttttttaaaggaaTGGGTTATTATAGTTGGCCAGTTGAGGGCCCTTCAAATAGCCGTGACATCATGGCTAGGCCTGGTGCTGCAGGGGACAAACAAAGGAGGGTTTGTACCTAGAACCCTCCGGAGCTTTCGGGGTTTCGGGGGGGGTGGAGGGACGAGGCGGGTTAGAAGTCACATCTGCTCTCTTTACCCGGTACCGGAGCGTGCCAAACCGTAACTTGTGGTGAAGCAACGTCCGAAAAACGCGTGAAGCGCTGGCTGGCACACAAAATATGACTTTCTTACCAATTATCTACTTAGCATCGGTGTCAGACGGAGATTGTTGGCGACCCGCTCCTTTTAATTCATCACCCCTTAATTTAAAAGGTCGATACGCATCACAAACGCTCGATTGGGTTTCAGTCATTATACTTTCCGTAAGCCGCGTCTTAACTGCGCCGCATGATGTCAGCCGCTGACATAAACGCCACAGCTGTCTCTCCTGGAATTGTGCTCGTGAAAAACTCGCATCGTATTACTCCCACCCAAATGCTACGCAGTCTGACCCAAGCATGCGACCCGCTATATGTACAAATGGTGAATTTACAGAGATGGCGCCAAGTGATGCTGTCGCAGCGTCGTTTTAATAGGAATTCCGGCGCCttctttattttcacactactCCACTTTCCAGTGTTGCCTCATTATCCGGCTGATTTCGGGGGCTGCCATGAGAGGTGCCAACGGGCTCCTTAAGGGCAACTTGAAGGTCTTGCTCAAGGTCGCTGAGGGCCTCTTTTTCCATAATACAAGATATTGTATGTCCTGGATGTTTCTTTAGACATATGCTGTTTTGTGACCAGGAAGTAGAAATTAGAAGATTCctgagattttaaaaaaattgctatATTGGGATATCTTCTTGTTTCACCAGATGACTCAGGTTCTGATAGGACCAGACTTGCCGTGTTTGATGGCGCACATTCAGAGCATGGTTCTGACAGCTTGGCAGAAAAGCTTGGTAAGTCTTGCATCACGCATAGAATAAGTCATGATTGATTAATAATGATTAAttagaggattttttttttgtggtcagtGCGCCCCCGCTTTACCCAGCCCGCTAAGATGAGGAAGAGGGTGATAGCCCGACCCGTGGGCAGCTCGGTGCGCCTCAAATGCACAGCCAGCGGGACGCCTCGGCCGGACATCGTATGGCTGAAGGACGACCGGCCGCTGACCGAGCAAGAGGTCGGCCAGGGCCGTCAGAACAAATGGACCCTGACCTTGAAGAACCTGATGCCAGAGCACAGCGGCAGATACACCTGCAGGGTGTCCAATCGGGCGGGAGAAATCAACGCTACGTATAAAGTGGAGGTTATACGTGAGTATCGCAGGAAAGCTGATATTAGTGTAAAAGATGGAAGCAAGGATGGCAGTTGGTGGAACAACACAGAAAGTGcaaatatagatatatatatatataaatatactgtAACCTTTCAAACCATCTCTGATCTTCTGTACCTAGTCCTGACTTGCGATCACATCTTCACCACATGCTGGATGAATGTGTATAATCACGTCCATGAGAAGCACATTGAGGAAGCAGGCGAGCGAGGCCTTGTCCCGTGGCGCTCGCTCTGGGGAATTGGGGGGGCGGGCGCAAGAGACGCTTTAACTCAAAGCCCCTCCACCCAATCTGGATCTGATTATAGGCCAGCTGCCTGCACTGTACAACCGGGAgcagagaaagagaggaaaCTAATCACACATGCTTATGGTGTTACACGTGCTTCTCTATcctctgtgtctgtctgtctgtcagagTTGTACGCCCGAGGCCAAGCTCTGTGCGGACATCCCCAGAAGAGCCGTCGCATAAAAAGCGCATCTCTATTTGTGTCGTGTCTACAGAGAGGACCAACTCCAAACCTGTTCTGACGGGCACTCACCCCCTCAACACCACGGTGGACTACGGAGGGACCACGTCGTTCCAGTGCAAAGTGAGGAGCGACGTCAAGCCGGTTATCCAGTGGCTGAAGCGCGTGGAGACTAATGAGGAGAGCCGCTACAACTCCACCATTGAAGTGGGAGACCACCGCTTCGTGGTGCTGCCCACGGGGGAGGTGTGGTCGCGACCCGACGGCTCCTACCTCAACAAGCTGCTCATTACCCGCGCCAAGGAGGAGGACGCCGGCATGTACATCTGCTTAGGTGCCAACACCATGGGGTACAGCTTCCGCAGCGCCTTCCTCACTGTGTTGCCAGGTGAGGGCCCACAAATGGCGAAAAAGTATTTTCGTAGTATAAATCGTATTTTCATCAATCAAATGTATCAGACAAAGATAACCCAATATTGAATCAATAAACACTTTTGGTGTGGTGGCCTTCTTTTGCAGATGCCAAGCCCCCCATGATGCCTGTCTTTCCGGCGGCCTCCAGCTCTCTGCCCTGGCCGGTCATCATTGGCATCCCTGCCGgaatcgtcttcatcttcggCACCGTGCTTCTCTGGTTCTGCCAGAGTAGAAAGCAGTGCCCCCCTCCCAGCAACACCGCCCCCCACCGGGTCCCTCCGTGTCGAGAGCGGGAGCGAAGCTGCGTCGCGCCATCGTCCGGTTCGTCCAGCCCGGATAAAGACTGCGGGAGCTCCCTGAATTACGAGGAGTACCtggcgcagcagcagcagctcctccTCAAACAGGGAAGCGCCGCCATCCCGGCCAAGATCTATCCCAAAATCTACACTGacattcacacgcacacacactcccatGTGGACGGCAAAGTGCATCAGCATCAACACATTCATTTCCAGTGTTAGCAgatcagaaaagaaaaacttcaCGGCGGGACattgtcggggggggggggaaccaCCCCAAATTGGCCAGTCAAAAGACAACGTGACGACATCATCACATTTGGTGCTGTCGCtttgatttgatattttttgtgtgtgtccaagTTGTCAGACTCTCACGCCACTAAAGATCCGCCAGTCCTTGCCTGCGCACTTAATTTAAAAAGGACGGGAAGTTGTGTTTGGTGTGAGTGTGAACGCAGCTGTTGCGGCCTCGTGAAAAAGGTCACGTTTGCAAGGAAGTGTCCGGAACTCGCGCTTCACCTTCGGTTTCATCAGCTGTTCAAAATGGTACTGGAGGTGCACAAAAGGGGTTTGACACATCCTACTCAGGTTGTTCTCTCGTGAAAGACGCTTCATGTTTTACAATGAAGAccactatctttttttttttttttaatcacatgaAATGTCTGAACTCCCAATTCAAAATTTCTGTCTTTGCAAGGATATTTATGCTCAGTTGATTGACACTATCAGAGAAGCATCCAGCTAACAGTTATTGTGAGTTTGGTCTAGTAAAGTCATGTAACTAGTAAAAACGAGTTTTAGGGTCATCGTTTCCACCGATAGTATCCACTCTGCTCGGCTCTACTCCCACTGCCACAATTCACGAGCCCCTCCCTACCTCGTTAGTGACGTCACGTTACAGCGACTGTCACGGGCAAATAAATGGAGTGCGTTACTCTGATTAATTGTTGCAACTGATCTGAAGAAGGTTGTGCAAGCGAAAGCagacatgctttttttgtttgcattggaAATGCGGGACATGGGACATTCGCCGCAAAATTGAAGTTTCCATCAACTTTGCAGATTGCAACTCAAAAGCAgtcgtttgtgtttgcaagcaaaatgcaggtaAATATTGACGTCACGTTTTAGAACCGGGTTACTTTTTTTTGAACCACGGAGGAGGTACCAAAAAAATAAGCGAGTAGGGTAGAGTGAAGCCGGGTGGATTTGTCTGTGGAAACGGGGCTAAAGTAGAGTAGAGTCGGGTAGATTGGTCGGTGGAAACGAGGCTTATGTCATCATTTACATATGGAAAGACCTTTTATTTGTGGTGTGTCTCAGTGTGGTTTGTAGCAAATCACTTTGtgacagtgtcaatcaaaacaataGTTCTTGCCAAGGCTTTTGCAATAATTTGTATGTCAATTAAATTGTGCCTAATGTGCACCTAATGAACTGTCTGGCAAGTTTATCAACATAGTCCAAGACTGCAAGGGATGAGTGGAGTATGTTTCAGTGTTACCTGATTGTCTTTTTAATTAACTCGCCAAATTGCTACCGTTAGTTTCGAGTTCTCAACCAAATGAGTTTGTGAAGCTCCATGCATTTCTAATCAAATTGAgtcatgaatatttaatttattttgattttcttttttaatgtatcaaaagaagtttatttttctgaGTAAGGCGTTTTGCATTTCTATGTCATGTAATTATAAGTATACTTTGTGTCGTGTTTAGTATATTTGAAGTACAGTTTATTCACATGTAGTTGATTTAGCTGTGTATGCAAATGGTTCTTTTTTTGACAATCCCAAATGTTCTCATATAAAATCATCTCATTTGGTGGTTTgattaaatgaacaaaatgtggtattgtgttttttttgtgttcataGGTGTGTTAGAGTAGTGTTGGGCAAATGACCTGAATGAAGTGAGCCCAGGGATAATGGACTTGTCTTCTTgtatcattcttttttttccaggtgagTGACAGGCCCCGCTTAGCCAGCACCAGACGACTAGCGGCCTTTTCTCATTTTGGCGACTCTAATGTTCCCTTTGGAGCTAAAATTTCCTTTCAGTGTTTCGGAAGCGCATTGTCCCGCTGTGGGAGCGTAGTGTGATGAGTCCGGGAAGAAGGGCTACATTGTGGACTTGCAGAGCTCCACTTTTGTCCAGATGGTTGCACCATGACCACAAGGACAGTGGTGACAAGGGTTTGGCTCCCCACAGGTGTGTTCAaagattgttttgaaatggaaTTTTAAATGCATGTAAGCAAATGATTGGGTCTTTAATGGGGTGTGTACAGCATATGGCCCAGCGGTTTAAGGGGCATGATGAGGGCTGTTAATCACACAGATGCACCCCTGAAATGAGACAATTGGACCATGGTAAGAAATAGGATTGATTGACACCTGATataagatttttaaaaaaatgcacaagtcACTGTTAAAGCTAAAACACAATCTAATGTAGTATTTTACGAGTCAATATTGCGAAAAGTTGACCAAATCAAGGAAGAATGCGTTTATACTGCCGTCTAGTGGTTTGTGTGGTAAACTGCAGGTACACTAAAACGTGTTGAATGTAACgtatattatttaatgtaataTATCCTAATATGAAATAGGATAGATTAAGACACCTGATATAAGATTAGAAAATGCACATGTCACTTAAAGATAAAACACTATCTAATGTGGAATTTTACATGAGTCATTATTGCTAAAACTTGACAAAAGTGCGTTTatactgccatctagtggtttGTGTGGCAAACTGCAGGTACACTAAAACTGACATTAAATTACATTGAATTTGTGTCGACCGAGTGTTgaccaatttatttattattatttttaactcGCATTAGAGAAAACTAATGTAGTTTGAATTTGATGTGATCTATAAATAAGCCATCAATAAACTATATTGTGTGAAACACACAATgtgataaaaaacaatttaaattgaAAGATCAATTTaaaccaaacattttaaatggagCGTCCTTGAATAATCTAATCCCAATCTATTGAGATATGATTCAAATTGTATCCaaatttagaaagaaaaagatacACCTGGtaaattgcattattttattatcattacaGCATTTCTTTCTCATTCATCTTGTATACACAAGGCAAGTTTTTCAAGTAGACATAACTTTTAAATGCTCAACATGTCACTGCAAATTTCGACACAAACTATACTGTGTATTGCAAAAGTATTTTATCTCtttacaatgaaaaaaaaaaaactattcaaaAATCACTCCCAACGTGGAGGCAACTTGCAGCCCAACAGTCAGCAAAGGGGGGGTCCAATTGTAGCAGGGTTAACCTAAATTAAACctcaaatgaagaaaacatttgaatacaGGTACATGTCTGGTCTTCTAATTGCATCTCTACACGACAGCATTAAACCTCAGCATACTGTACAATTAAATCTTTAATCATATTTAACAGTATTGTAAAAACGGACCAACATTAACAAGAGAATGACAATGACGAGAACAACATTAAAGAGAAAACATACTACAATTGAATATGTACAGGGAGTGGGGACATTCAGCCCTTCTGGACATTGCTGATGAGCTCATCACAGAGTTTGGTCAGCTCTTCAAACTCCTTCACCTATGACATTGAACAAAAGCAAGTTGGGGGTCACCTGCAGGCAAGTTCTAAAAAATAACTCAGTGGTGTTAAGTGTTGCATATTGTTGAATTCGGGGCCAGCCTGTATATTCTATTCACCTTCTGATCCAGGTTCTTCTCCAGCGATTGCACCTTCAACTGCTCACGCCGCAGCTGGACTTGCAGCGCCGACACCTCCGCCTTGTTCTTGGCTCGCACTTCAGCGATTTCCTCGTTGGCTCTATTGGAGATGACAGCAATGTGAGCGAACAAAGTTTCATATGGGCAAATTTGAAACAAGTgggcaagattttttttttttactggctaATTTTCTCCTCGGCATGAGCTTTGAGGGTCTGGTAGCGCTTCTCGTCCTGCTTGATCCTAACCATGTAGTCCTGAGAACAAGCTTTCAGGGTTTCTTCATTCTGGGGGGAACACGATTTGTCAAATATCGAATTGCATTAACCCAGTTCTTCATTTCATTCAACTGAGGTGGTTCTTACCTTTTTGAACCCCTCAATGATCTCTTTGTACTTTTCCAGTCGTCTAAAAAGGTCCGAGAGGGATCTCTCCATGGCGTTGAGGTCACTGGACACCTGCTCCTTCTCAAGCAGGACCTCGTCCAGCTTGGCTTGCGAAGCCTGGCGCTCCTTCTCTTGGTCCGCTGAACAACAACCACATCATCTTACATCTGAGGTATAACGCTtgataattgtttttgttttgttttttaactcaCCCATCATTTTTGCAATCATGAGTTCAAATTCTGCAATTATTTTCCTGTTGGAAAGGGGGAAATGTCAGCTGATAtgttgtgaataaaaaaaaaaaagtactgccACCACACCTCATTTCTTGACCATCGCTTTGTAACTGGTTGTACTTTGCACACATTTGGTCTTCTTTTTCCTTGGCCTGTAAAACATAGACAACAATTAACCACACTGACTATATGTACTTTCAAGTACGAAGTACacgccaaagaaaaaaaatgctactgTGCTCAAGCAGGTCATACCTCGGCCTGCATTTTAGCAATGGCTGCATCCATGTCTTTCTGACTGTACTTGAGCACATCAATGATGTCCTCTGAGCTTGCAGGCTGCCTGAAAGCTGGGACGAGGCTCTCGAGGATTTGGGGAGTCTGTgggacaacaaaaacatggtaagcaTTTGACGTCATGTCCCCCAATCAACCCTGGGCAAATTGCATCCAATGCTTACAGGAGTCGCGGCAGACTCTTCAGCCACTGGTAGAGGTTCAACCCTAAATCGGACAGAGAAATGTAACTGTTGAGATTTGCTTTTTGATTATTTGCTTTCCAGGAGGTGCACGCAGACAGTCATACCGTGAAAGGAGAGACGTGGGGTGAGGGGCTTGTAGTGGAAAGCCAGGGGCTCCAATCTTCTTCGGGCTTTCCCTCAGCAAGGGGTCGAACTTAAGGTACAAGGACTGTTTGCGCAGTGCAGACTCCTTGAACTTCTTGCATACAAAATCCATAtttagacaaaaacaaaatgctccAGGTTGTGTATCAACGCTCACAAAATGTACTAAATCACTCACCCTGGTTGAGCCAAACTGTTCAAGGTAGTCGATTTGTGCCTCAAAGTTGTTGGACATGACTAGGGaggaataacaaataaatctgCAGTCTTGAAATAAAACGGTTTATTTTGGCCACTGTGAAAATATCACTTGACAGGAGTAGgggtgatgaaaaaaataaaaatgacaaaattccATGTACTTACACTCTGTCCCAGGCACAAACATCTCAGTGAACTCTGGCAAGTTAGTCTGCGGTTGTTTTTCGGCGAAATCGTTGGAAGGCTTTTCAGCTTTGGGAGGTGAACCCTGGTCTTTGTCACAAACAGTCTCCTCAGCTTTCTGtcagtgaataaaaaaaaaaaaaaaagattatagggaatttttttttttttagcagcttCTTCACACTGCTGGCCAGAGAGACCATGTATTGTAACTATAGCGCAGGAAAGAAtcaatttcaaaagaaatcaaatgatCCTGGTACCTGCTCCTGCAGCACTTCAGTGTTGGCTTGATCTGTGACCATGCTCTCCTCACCAgccctacaaaacaaaatagcatATTTCCAGTTTAACAACAAAGCAAAGCTGCATTCAGATTGCGTTCAGTGTTGACATACTGAGCAACTGTTTTATGTGTAGTGTTGCGCCGAGGGCTGGTGTGCGGACTGCTCCCGGGAGAGTTGCTGATGTTGGACTTTGTGCCAAAAGGGTTAAAGTTGGGATCGTCCatcttttcaaagtcaatcGAGTATAAGCCTTTGGGGGAAATCGCATCTGCAGCATTGCCGGCTGCCGACTTGTCCACGTCATCTACTGGCGCTTTGCTGTCGGACAAAGGCTTCTCCTCTTTGGGCTTGTGACCACGTGGTTTTGCGGCAAACTTCTTGGGCGGGGGTTTCGCTTTGACATCGTCGTCGTCAAAGTTGAACTCTAGCTTGAATGGACCGTGCTTGGTGGGCGGGGCTGCCGTCAGGTGCTCCGAATCAGTGTTGGCGATGAGCTTTTTATCAGCTTGAACAGGCACCTCTTCATCAGCAGCCATTATCGGGGCCTCCTCAATGGGTGGTTTACTTTCTAGTGCCTTCCTCGACAGGACAGGGGAATTCTGGATTTTGGAGCCCCCCATTTTAAAAGGATCCATCATGTCAATACTGTCAAAATCAATCTTGTAGGTTCCTTTTGCCAGAAGGGGCTCATCTTCCACAAAACCATCTGAAGGTTTGTTTTCATCGTCTCTGGGGGGTGTCCCAGCGGGGACTTTGTCAGGTGTGGCGCTGCGTGTCTCTTGTTCCACGACAGGAACCTTCACCACGGTGACCACGCTGCTGTCTGCCGAGCTGACTTCAGCAGAGGCGTTGATGAGGGAGTTCTCCACTGAGCGAGTGAAAGGAAGGGTCTCATCCAGCGCCAAATTGGACTTGTTGGTGGGCTCCTCACACATATCGTCCGGCTGTTTGGGAACGGCGTTCTCAGATGGAGGCTTCGTGGGTGAGAGAACCATCTTATTAGAACCCCCAAAAGGGTTCATGCTGTCCAGGTTGTTAAAGTCCAACTGATAGACTCCTTTACTTTGTATCGGGATGTTATCATCAGGATAGGAAGACTGTTCTGTGGCAAAACAAAGAACAGAATAGAGTACATGAACTACTTTTGGATTtggaattcaaccaaattGTCCTGAAAGGTGGTTAAAAACAGCGAAAACAAATAGAGCATAGATTCTGCGAATAGGCAGGAAAACTACCTTGTGCAGGACCATCTGGTTGCTTTAATGTCTCTGGTGGCTCAGTGCTagacggagaaaaaaaaaaaaaatcaactttaaAATGGTTCATTATGCTATACTCTTTGTAACCAAGTGACTGTACATACTTTGTCATGTCCAAATTCAAGGACTCGAGTGCTTTTGTGCACTCATCCACACTTGTCATTTGGACTGACTTTGCAGGAGATAGAATCCTCTTAGTGTGTGGGTCTCTTCGCGGAGTCTGGAAACAAACCTAAACATCAAACAAAGATTGATTTACGGACATAAACTAAAAGACGGAAGAAAAGGCCACGGTGACGGCATGATCGGGCACCTTTGCGCCCTTGGGCACCGTCTTGCTGGGGAGGTTCTCCGTCTGACGCAAGATGGAGGGCCTCCCGGTCAGCTGGTCTAGCTCGAAAATATCTTCTTTTGTGCTGCTGAGCTTCCCTCCTTTGGGGTAGATGCCACAGTTCTCATCATTCCCCTCAACAGAGCTCATCCTGTGTACACAGAAACATGGTTAGTTGTCTACCTAAAAAACACCAAGGGGAGGGCGTCTTTGCTAAAGCTGCATACAGATAAGGAACCTTTCTGAGTTTGTACCAAAATGAGGATGATTCAGACGCTCTACTTGACAAGGTGACATCTTGTtgtaaaaaatacacatttgtaaataaaaaggcaGTGAGAAAAGGCTAAAAAGGCGACTGATAATCTGAACATTGTCACTAAGTATTCAATTGTATACggtattggaaaaaaaatcaaatttgaagTTGGGCTGTTCCCATCTGTCCAATATTATACACTAATAAAAAGAAACTCAAGAGGCCACGTGACATCCCCACGAGTTGAATCCTGTCGAATTTTTACATTGTgtcaccaacaaaaaaaaaacaaaaaaaaaaacgtaaattGGTCATCATCTGAGACCGAAATATACTCCTTTGTCATTCGACGAAATTTGGGCACTTAAGTCGTTTCACTTTGTTGTAGTCAAAGCACGCTAAAACGCGGAGAAAATCCGAGTGCTGGGTTGTGAAAAGCGTGAAAAGCGATGAAACGTCAAAACGCTATTTTAAGAGCTACTTTGAATTTGTAACGCTCGCGTTCGTTTATGGTCACATTTAAATTAACGGCTGCAGCACAGTCCATTGGAACAACTTTCTCGTTACACCGTCCCGATACACTATACAAGCAATTAATTAGTAAATGAAATAACTCACAAACCTGTTCCACCACGAAAGTCAACTACTGTATGACAAAAAAGTAAACTCCAGAGAGCAAAACGACACAATGGCGTAGAATAGGAAAACCTTCCCGTTTACTGTGCTGAAATCGCTTTGTATTTGAAACGCCTTAAAAGGGACCAGTAAGATCTTTAGGAACATTCAAAATAGCCAATCACGTAAAACCCGGAAAAGGCGCTTCATGACATATTCACGCCAAAGGATACAAATTTAAATCACAAAACGATTGTGATTAGTCTGTcaaatatatgtttttattttcctttttgtgtttttaaaaacactttaaaatgtgtttgtatttttgtaaaattcgacttaataaaatacatgcacTAACCAGCGTTTTGTCTTCCAGTCCTTCTCACTTTCTGCTTTAACTCCAGCAATCTGCAAATCTTCCATACCACATCCTCAAAATACAAATGCGTCTAAAAAGActtgtatatttatatatattttttaaattcattacATGGAAGTTATAATATagattaatattaataaaccCATCAATTTTACCTCCGTGGGGATCTATTTAATGTATTGAAACTtgataaattaaattatttatattttattgcagAACGTATTTTTTCCAGAACGACTTTTTTATACACAATCCAGAAGGTGGCAGCACGCAACGATACGGAGAGTAGCTTCAGTTAAATAATCAACGAGGAAGAAAAGCAGGAAACCCAAGAGAGACCCGCCAAATTTGATACTAAACAAACTCGGCCCCCATTTAATCCGACAAACTATGAAGAATTTGGACTTTTCCACATAACAGCGGATTGTTCAAGAACGTCAACAATGAATTTAATCGGAAAGGGTAATGAATGATACGTCTGATATGAACCGAATGGAGAGTTCAAAGCTAAACGACTGACCTTTTGAGTTTTTGACACTCTTTCTCTTTGG
Above is a genomic segment from Syngnathus acus chromosome 22, fSynAcu1.2, whole genome shotgun sequence containing:
- the LOC119116494 gene encoding fibroblast growth factor receptor-like 1 encodes the protein MKLCLDAMAVLKIVLFFLEAILLVHCGRGPPRVSEKVVHRQTVRLGSAIKLPCPVEGDPPPLIMWTKDGRNIHSGWIRFRILRVGLKIKEVEADDTGTYICKATNGFGSVNVNYTLIVIDDSGSDRTRLAVFDGAHSEHGSDSLAEKLVRPRFTQPAKMRKRVIARPVGSSVRLKCTASGTPRPDIVWLKDDRPLTEQEVGQGRQNKWTLTLKNLMPEHSGRYTCRVSNRAGEINATYKVEVIQRTNSKPVLTGTHPLNTTVDYGGTTSFQCKVRSDVKPVIQWLKRVETNEESRYNSTIEVGDHRFVVLPTGEVWSRPDGSYLNKLLITRAKEEDAGMYICLGANTMGYSFRSAFLTVLPDAKPPMMPVFPAASSSLPWPVIIGIPAGIVFIFGTVLLWFCQSRKQCPPPSNTAPHRVPPCRERERSCVAPSSGSSSPDKDCGSSLNYEEYLAQQQQLLLKQGSAAIPAKIYPKIYTDIHTHTHSHVDGKVHQHQHIHFQC
- the tacc3 gene encoding transforming acidic coiled-coil-containing protein 3 isoform X2 codes for the protein MSSVEGNDENCGIYPKGGKLSSTKEDIFELDQLTGRPSILRQTENLPSKTVPKGAKVCFQTPRRDPHTKRILSPAKSVQMTSVDECTKALESLNLDMTNTEPPETLKQPDGPAQEQSSYPDDNIPIQSKGVYQLDFNNLDSMNPFGGSNKMVLSPTKPPSENAVPKQPDDMCEEPTNKSNLALDETLPFTRSVENSLINASAEVSSADSSVVTVVKVPVVEQETRSATPDKVPAGTPPRDDENKPSDGFVEDEPLLAKGTYKIDFDSIDMMDPFKMGGSKIQNSPVLSRKALESKPPIEEAPIMAADEEVPVQADKKLIANTDSEHLTAAPPTKHGPFKLEFNFDDDDVKAKPPPKKFAAKPRGHKPKEEKPLSDSKAPVDDVDKSAAGNAADAISPKGLYSIDFEKMDDPNFNPFGTKSNISNSPGSSPHTSPRRNTTHKTVAQAGEESMVTDQANTEVLQEQKAEETVCDKDQGSPPKAEKPSNDFAEKQPQTNLPEFTEMFVPGTEFMSNNFEAQIDYLEQFGSTRFKESALRKQSLYLKFDPLLRESPKKIGAPGFPLQAPHPTSLLSRVEPLPVAEESATPQILESLVPAFRQPASSEDIIDVLKYSQKDMDAAIAKMQAEAKEKEDQMCAKYNQLQSDGQEMRKIIAEFELMIAKMMADQEKERQASQAKLDEVLLEKEQVSSDLNAMERSLSDLFRRLEKYKEIIEGFKKNEETLKACSQDYMVRIKQDEKRYQTLKAHAEEKISQANEEIAEVRAKNKAEVSALQVQLRREQLKVQSLEKNLDQKVKEFEELTKLCDELISNVQKG
- the tacc3 gene encoding transforming acidic coiled-coil-containing protein 3 isoform X1, which translates into the protein MSSVEGNDENCGIYPKGGKLSSTKEDIFELDQLTGRPSILRQTENLPSKTVPKGAKVCFQTPRRDPHTKRILSPAKSVQMTSVDECTKALESLNLDMTNTEPPETLKQPDGPAQEQSSYPDDNIPIQSKGVYQLDFNNLDSMNPFGGSNKMVLSPTKPPSENAVPKQPDDMCEEPTNKSNLALDETLPFTRSVENSLINASAEVSSADSSVVTVVKVPVVEQETRSATPDKVPAGTPPRDDENKPSDGFVEDEPLLAKGTYKIDFDSIDMMDPFKMGGSKIQNSPVLSRKALESKPPIEEAPIMAADEEVPVQADKKLIANTDSEHLTAAPPTKHGPFKLEFNFDDDDVKAKPPPKKFAAKPRGHKPKEEKPLSDSKAPVDDVDKSAAGNAADAISPKGLYSIDFEKMDDPNFNPFGTKSNISNSPGSSPHTSPRRNTTHKTVAQAGEESMVTDQANTEVLQEQKAEETVCDKDQGSPPKAEKPSNDFAEKQPQTNLPEFTEMFVPGTEFMSNNFEAQIDYLEQFGSTRFKESALRKQSLYLKFDPLLRESPKKIGAPGFPLQAPHPTSLLSRVEPLPVAEESAATPTPQILESLVPAFRQPASSEDIIDVLKYSQKDMDAAIAKMQAEAKEKEDQMCAKYNQLQSDGQEMRKIIAEFELMIAKMMADQEKERQASQAKLDEVLLEKEQVSSDLNAMERSLSDLFRRLEKYKEIIEGFKKNEETLKACSQDYMVRIKQDEKRYQTLKAHAEEKISQANEEIAEVRAKNKAEVSALQVQLRREQLKVQSLEKNLDQKVKEFEELTKLCDELISNVQKG
- the tacc3 gene encoding transforming acidic coiled-coil-containing protein 3 isoform X3 — its product is MSSVEGNDENCGIYPKGGKLSSTKEDIFELDQLTGRPSILRQTENLPSKTVPKGAKTPRRDPHTKRILSPAKSVQMTSVDECTKALESLNLDMTNTEPPETLKQPDGPAQEQSSYPDDNIPIQSKGVYQLDFNNLDSMNPFGGSNKMVLSPTKPPSENAVPKQPDDMCEEPTNKSNLALDETLPFTRSVENSLINASAEVSSADSSVVTVVKVPVVEQETRSATPDKVPAGTPPRDDENKPSDGFVEDEPLLAKGTYKIDFDSIDMMDPFKMGGSKIQNSPVLSRKALESKPPIEEAPIMAADEEVPVQADKKLIANTDSEHLTAAPPTKHGPFKLEFNFDDDDVKAKPPPKKFAAKPRGHKPKEEKPLSDSKAPVDDVDKSAAGNAADAISPKGLYSIDFEKMDDPNFNPFGTKSNISNSPGSSPHTSPRRNTTHKTVAQAGEESMVTDQANTEVLQEQKAEETVCDKDQGSPPKAEKPSNDFAEKQPQTNLPEFTEMFVPGTEFMSNNFEAQIDYLEQFGSTRFKESALRKQSLYLKFDPLLRESPKKIGAPGFPLQAPHPTSLLSRVEPLPVAEESAATPTPQILESLVPAFRQPASSEDIIDVLKYSQKDMDAAIAKMQAEAKEKEDQMCAKYNQLQSDGQEMRKIIAEFELMIAKMMADQEKERQASQAKLDEVLLEKEQVSSDLNAMERSLSDLFRRLEKYKEIIEGFKKNEETLKACSQDYMVRIKQDEKRYQTLKAHAEEKISQANEEIAEVRAKNKAEVSALQVQLRREQLKVQSLEKNLDQKVKEFEELTKLCDELISNVQKG